The Alkalicoccobacillus plakortidis genome contains a region encoding:
- the rplJ gene encoding 50S ribosomal protein L10 — translation MSKVIDAKKQVVSDIATKLRESQSTVVVDYRGLSVSEVTELRKQLRDAGVEFKVYKNSMTRRATAETELTALDEQLVGPTAIAFSKEDVIAPAKILNEFAKKHEALEIKAGVIEGQVASLEQIKALAELPSRDGLLSMLLSVLQAPVRNFALVTKAVAEQKEEQGA, via the coding sequence ATGAGTAAAGTAATTGATGCTAAGAAACAGGTTGTTTCTGATATCGCTACTAAGCTTCGTGAAAGCCAGTCAACAGTTGTTGTTGATTATCGTGGACTTTCCGTTTCTGAAGTAACGGAACTTCGTAAACAGTTGCGTGATGCTGGTGTTGAATTCAAAGTATACAAGAACTCAATGACTCGTCGTGCTACGGCTGAGACTGAACTTACTGCTCTTGATGAGCAGCTTGTAGGTCCTACTGCGATCGCATTCAGTAAAGAAGACGTTATTGCTCCTGCTAAGATTCTTAACGAATTCGCTAAGAAACATGAAGCGTTAGAAATCAAAGCTGGTGTAATTGAAGGTCAGGTTGCTTCTCTTGAGCAAATCAAGGCGTTGGCTGAGCTTCCATCTCGTGATGGACTTCTTTCTATGCTTCTTAGTGTGCTTCAAGCACCAGTTCGTAACTTTGCACTTGTTACTAAAGCAGTTGCAGAACAAAAGGAAGAGCAAGGCGCTTAA
- the rplA gene encoding 50S ribosomal protein L1: MAKKGKKYQEALKLVDKDTTYSPAEAIELVKKTATAKFDESVEVAVRLGVDPKKADQQIRGAVVLPNGTGKTQRVLVFAKGDKAKEAEAAGADYVGEEDFINKINQGWFDFDVIVATPDMMAQVGKLGRVLGPKGLMPNPKTGTVTFDVTKAVNEIKAGKVEYRVEKSGNVHVPIGKVSFEDDKLVENFKTIIDTLLKAKPSAAKGTYMRNVAIASTMGPGIRVNVSSLSK; the protein is encoded by the coding sequence TAAAAAAGGTAAAAAGTATCAAGAAGCTCTAAAGCTGGTTGATAAGGATACTACGTATTCTCCAGCAGAAGCGATTGAACTTGTTAAGAAAACAGCAACAGCTAAATTTGACGAGTCTGTTGAAGTTGCTGTTCGTTTGGGTGTAGACCCGAAAAAAGCGGATCAACAAATCCGTGGAGCAGTTGTGCTTCCAAATGGTACAGGTAAAACACAACGCGTTCTAGTTTTTGCTAAAGGTGATAAAGCTAAAGAAGCTGAAGCTGCTGGTGCTGACTATGTTGGAGAAGAGGATTTCATCAACAAAATCAACCAAGGTTGGTTTGATTTTGATGTAATCGTAGCTACTCCAGACATGATGGCTCAAGTTGGTAAGCTTGGTCGTGTACTTGGACCAAAAGGCCTAATGCCAAACCCTAAAACAGGTACTGTTACATTTGATGTAACAAAAGCTGTTAACGAAATCAAAGCTGGTAAAGTAGAGTACCGTGTTGAAAAATCCGGTAACGTACACGTGCCAATCGGTAAGGTGTCATTTGAGGATGACAAACTTGTTGAGAACTTCAAGACAATCATTGATACATTGCTAAAAGCTAAGCCTAGTGCTGCTAAAGGTACGTATATGCGTAACGTAGCAATTGCATCTACAATGGGTCCTGGAATTCGCGTGAACGTTTCATCTCTTTCTAAATAA